The following proteins are encoded in a genomic region of Chloroflexota bacterium:
- a CDS encoding V-type ATP synthase subunit D produces the protein MPLEQVTATRSELNQKRAQLELTAQAEELLRQKRNVLMEELMSSADAVMEEVETLDEVAAAARRSLALAQALDGPEVLGSLALAGLDPLNVPVTSTRVMGVNVLRIEPQRLASPPQDRPYGPTDSTPRLEAVVSAFESELEVLLKVANSELRLRRLAEAIRQTTRRVNALEHILLPRLHHQLRTIGLRLAEREREEVYRLKRVKERRTRNRLSSGQTWSNSNDVV, from the coding sequence ATGCCCCTGGAACAAGTCACCGCAACGCGTTCGGAATTGAATCAGAAGCGGGCGCAGCTCGAGCTGACTGCTCAAGCTGAAGAACTGCTACGGCAAAAACGAAACGTCCTCATGGAGGAGTTGATGAGCAGCGCAGATGCCGTCATGGAGGAAGTAGAGACTCTGGACGAAGTGGCCGCTGCCGCCCGTCGTAGCCTTGCCCTCGCCCAGGCGTTGGACGGTCCTGAGGTGCTGGGCAGCCTGGCCCTGGCTGGACTCGATCCCCTCAATGTGCCCGTGACGAGTACCCGCGTGATGGGCGTAAACGTCCTGCGCATCGAACCGCAAAGGCTGGCTTCTCCACCCCAGGATCGTCCGTACGGTCCCACCGACAGCACGCCTCGCCTGGAAGCGGTGGTGAGTGCTTTCGAATCGGAGCTCGAAGTATTGCTTAAGGTCGCCAACAGCGAGCTACGTCTGCGCCGTCTGGCCGAAGCCATTCGCCAGACAACCCGTCGCGTCAACGCACTGGAGCACATTCTCCTGCCCCGTCTGCACCACCAGTTGCGGACCATCGGATTGCGCCTGGCCGAGCGTGAGCGGGAGGAGGTCTACCGGCTCAAGCGCGTCAAAGAACGCCGGACCCGTAACCGCCTTTCCTCCGGTCAAACCTGGAGCAACAGCAATGATGTCGTCTGA
- a CDS encoding P-loop NTPase — protein sequence MEHKKALTGRRIGVFGKGGSGKSTALVLLAMALRDSGYEVCVVDADSTNVGLHQALGMETAPTQLLDYFGGVVFSGGSVTCPVDDPTPLPGADISLDQLPDRHYSQNDGGILLLTAGKIGDQGPGAGCDGPVSKIARDLRIHQNGETPVTLVDFKAGFEDSARGAVTGLDWALVVVDPTTAAIQMAANMRDMVNQIKAGGLPATKHLETPDLVEWANRIFREATIKGVLVILNRVRDEEMEGYMREKLAEQGIEAIGVIHEDPAIAMSWLKGMPMEAANAKSDVERIVEKLERAEEKSLG from the coding sequence AGGAGAATTGGCGTGTTTGGAAAGGGCGGGAGTGGCAAGAGCACAGCCCTGGTTCTGCTGGCCATGGCGCTCAGAGACAGCGGTTACGAAGTCTGTGTGGTGGACGCCGATTCGACCAATGTGGGGCTGCACCAGGCCTTGGGCATGGAAACGGCTCCAACCCAGCTCCTGGACTATTTCGGGGGCGTGGTGTTCAGCGGAGGATCTGTCACCTGCCCTGTGGATGATCCAACGCCTTTGCCGGGGGCAGATATCTCCCTGGATCAACTTCCCGACAGACACTACAGTCAAAACGACGGAGGGATATTGCTCCTGACGGCTGGAAAGATCGGCGATCAAGGTCCAGGCGCTGGATGCGACGGTCCTGTTTCCAAGATCGCCAGGGACCTGAGGATACATCAGAACGGTGAAACCCCTGTCACGCTGGTAGACTTCAAGGCGGGATTTGAGGACTCGGCGCGGGGCGCTGTAACCGGTTTGGATTGGGCATTGGTCGTCGTCGATCCGACCACAGCGGCGATTCAGATGGCAGCCAACATGAGAGACATGGTAAACCAGATCAAGGCGGGCGGATTGCCAGCTACGAAGCATTTGGAAACCCCTGACCTGGTCGAGTGGGCCAATCGCATCTTCAGAGAAGCGACGATCAAAGGCGTTTTGGTGATACTAAACCGGGTCAGAGATGAGGAAATGGAAGGGTATATGAGGGAAAAACTGGCGGAGCAAGGAATTGAGGCGATTGGGGTCATTCACGAAGACCCCGCGATTGCCATGTCCTGGCTAAAAGGAATGCCGATGGAAGCCGCGAACGCCAAGTCAGACGTAGAGAGGATCGTCGAAAAGCTGGAAAGGGCTGAAGAAAAGAGTCTCGGGTAG
- a CDS encoding universal stress protein, with translation MTEFKRILVPLDGSPVSERALPAALTLAKKFESQIFLLRVLDIPSPTPPISHPEETMGWIGWVQEARQQAHQEAQSYLEALQGELDRQGFKTRILLRDRAPAEDILDVVSAEAIDLIVISSHGRGGLARWMFGSVAEKVVRHSPCPVLVIRQQPETIEEP, from the coding sequence ATGACTGAGTTCAAACGCATTTTAGTCCCATTGGACGGCTCGCCTGTGTCAGAAAGAGCCCTGCCGGCTGCCCTTACACTGGCGAAGAAGTTCGAGAGTCAGATTTTCCTGCTGCGAGTGCTGGATATCCCCAGCCCCACACCACCAATATCACATCCGGAAGAGACGATGGGTTGGATAGGTTGGGTGCAGGAAGCGCGTCAACAGGCTCACCAGGAAGCTCAGAGCTATCTGGAAGCCCTGCAAGGTGAACTGGACCGGCAAGGGTTCAAGACACGGATCCTGCTGCGTGATAGAGCGCCTGCCGAAGATATCCTCGATGTCGTCAGCGCGGAGGCTATCGATCTAATCGTCATATCTAGCCACGGCAGGGGCGGCTTGGCTCGCTGGATGTTCGGCAGTGTAGCCGAGAAGGTAGTGCGTCACAGTCCTTGCCCGGTATTGGTGATACGACAGCAACCGGAGACCATAGAAGAGCCGTAA
- a CDS encoding NAD(P)H-hydrate dehydratase, with product MKISRVSEMRALDRAAIGEFGISAELLMENAGHAVYFAILKELGIKDKEFLVLCGIGNNGGDGFVVARKIHSNGGTVKVFILGDPSRIKGAAKINLDIVSHLPIEVRRIKSIELVRGEIARCDAIVDGIFGTGLSRDVSGVHREIIELINQSGKTVFSIDIPSGVHGDTGKIMGVAVKADCTVTFGLPKLGNMLFPGYDLCGKLYVSHISFPPSIYNADALKIEISQPVKLPPRGPNGHKSDLGEALFIAGASSYFGAPYFEALSFLKAGGGYSHLATPKSMTPFVANKGSEIVLVPQTETEAGSISLENKQALLALSENMDMVVLGPGLSLEKETQQLVRELAKEINKPLLIASDGITALCGDLQIIRERKAETILTPHLGEMARITGMSVGDIDTYKVDVLQRTAIELNAIVVLTGGHSLIGYSDGRVFINMSGNSGMATAGSGDVLTGTIAAMFGLGLSLRDAVSQGVFIHGLSGDLAADDKREDGITTQDILDYLPRAVRMVREGLSETFRERYAGSLVI from the coding sequence ATGAAAATCAGCAGAGTCTCCGAGATGAGAGCCCTGGACAGGGCGGCTATCGGAGAATTCGGCATCTCGGCCGAACTCCTGATGGAAAACGCGGGTCATGCTGTGTACTTCGCGATACTGAAGGAGCTCGGCATCAAGGACAAGGAGTTTCTCGTCCTCTGTGGTATCGGCAACAACGGGGGCGACGGTTTCGTTGTTGCGCGAAAGATCCACTCCAATGGTGGGACGGTTAAGGTTTTTATTTTGGGTGATCCAAGCCGAATCAAAGGTGCGGCGAAAATCAATCTGGACATTGTGTCCCACCTGCCCATAGAAGTTCGACGGATCAAATCTATCGAACTGGTTAGAGGAGAGATTGCTCGTTGTGACGCCATCGTGGACGGAATATTCGGCACTGGTCTGTCACGGGATGTTAGCGGCGTACATCGCGAAATCATTGAATTGATTAATCAGAGCGGAAAGACGGTGTTTAGCATTGATATCCCCTCCGGTGTACACGGCGATACGGGCAAAATCATGGGCGTCGCGGTGAAGGCCGATTGCACCGTGACCTTCGGCCTCCCGAAGCTAGGCAATATGCTCTTCCCAGGATATGACCTGTGCGGGAAGCTATATGTGTCACACATCTCCTTTCCTCCATCCATCTACAACGCAGATGCGCTGAAAATCGAGATAAGCCAGCCGGTGAAACTACCTCCCAGAGGTCCAAATGGTCACAAAAGCGATCTCGGTGAAGCGCTTTTCATTGCTGGGGCTTCCAGCTACTTCGGGGCGCCCTATTTTGAGGCCCTCTCGTTTCTGAAAGCCGGCGGCGGATATTCCCACCTCGCTACACCCAAATCCATGACACCGTTTGTCGCCAACAAGGGGAGTGAGATCGTCTTGGTTCCTCAGACAGAAACAGAGGCGGGAAGTATCTCTCTCGAGAACAAGCAGGCATTACTGGCACTGTCAGAGAACATGGATATGGTGGTGCTCGGCCCCGGTCTGTCCCTGGAGAAGGAAACTCAGCAACTGGTCAGGGAGTTGGCAAAGGAGATCAATAAACCATTGCTCATAGCCAGTGACGGCATTACAGCGCTATGTGGCGATCTGCAAATCATCAGAGAGCGAAAAGCAGAAACCATTCTTACTCCACACCTGGGCGAGATGGCTAGAATCACGGGGATGAGTGTCGGCGACATCGACACCTACAAAGTCGATGTCCTGCAGCGCACTGCGATAGAATTGAATGCCATAGTCGTCCTGACAGGCGGCCATTCGCTCATTGGATATTCTGATGGGAGGGTATTCATCAACATGAGCGGGAACTCCGGTATGGCTACAGCAGGATCGGGTGATGTGCTGACGGGGACGATTGCTGCCATGTTCGGCCTGGGACTCTCCCTTCGAGATGCAGTGAGCCAGGGGGTGTTCATTCATGGGCTCTCAGGGGATCTGGCCGCTGACGACAAGCGTGAAGATGGCATAACGACCCAAGACATCCTGGACTACCTGCCACGTGCCGTGAGGATGGTCCGGGAGGGTCTCAGTGAAACCTTTCGGGAACGCTACGCAGGCTCACTTGTGATTTAG
- a CDS encoding alcohol dehydrogenase catalytic domain-containing protein, with protein MMRAWILEEQAQIEDRPLKFMEVPTPHAQNDEVRIKVLVCGVCRTDIHIAEGDLPLKESPVILGHEIVGVVDEVGKNVRRFSVGDRAGVYWLHSTCGRCKYCLSRRENYCPDFKATGWHENGGYAEYVTIAETFALPLNEVRLEPSEIAPLICPGIAGYAAFKLTEVQEGDKLGLYGYGPTASIALKVAHSLRIKTYVSTRSQKNLERARREGAEWAANASREEMPCVLDAAILFPPAGNLVEPALSLLKKGGTLVLAPVSASPIVIKNYSENLWGRSIKTLYHLTKSDAEEFFSIVDGLELNVETSLFPFEDLQDALILAKQGELDQPNAVIKIAD; from the coding sequence ATGATGAGGGCATGGATTCTCGAAGAACAGGCACAGATTGAGGATAGGCCGCTGAAGTTCATGGAGGTGCCCACTCCTCATGCGCAGAACGATGAAGTGCGTATCAAGGTGCTCGTTTGCGGGGTCTGCAGGACAGATATCCACATCGCTGAGGGAGACCTTCCCTTGAAGGAATCCCCCGTCATTTTGGGGCACGAGATCGTGGGTGTGGTTGATGAGGTGGGGAAGAACGTCCGGCGCTTCAGTGTTGGTGATAGGGCCGGCGTCTACTGGCTCCACAGCACCTGCGGAAGATGCAAGTACTGCTTATCTCGAAGAGAGAACTACTGTCCCGATTTCAAAGCCACGGGCTGGCACGAGAATGGTGGATACGCAGAATACGTGACGATTGCAGAAACGTTTGCCTTGCCGCTCAATGAGGTCCGGCTGGAACCTTCCGAGATTGCACCGCTCATATGTCCTGGCATCGCCGGATACGCAGCATTCAAACTCACAGAGGTCCAGGAAGGTGACAAATTGGGGCTCTACGGCTACGGCCCCACGGCCTCCATTGCCCTCAAAGTGGCTCATTCTCTGCGCATAAAGACATACGTGAGCACACGATCTCAAAAGAACCTCGAACGAGCCAGAAGAGAAGGGGCAGAGTGGGCCGCGAATGCCTCAAGAGAAGAAATGCCCTGTGTGCTAGACGCAGCTATACTCTTTCCCCCTGCGGGAAACTTGGTTGAGCCGGCCCTTTCTCTGTTGAAAAAAGGCGGGACCTTAGTTTTGGCTCCCGTGAGCGCGTCTCCAATTGTCATAAAAAACTACAGTGAAAACCTATGGGGTCGCTCAATAAAGACCTTGTATCACTTAACAAAATCAGATGCAGAAGAGTTCTTCAGCATTGTCGACGGGCTGGAACTAAATGTGGAGACGAGTCTGTTCCCCTTTGAAGATTTACAGGATGCTCTCATTCTGGCCAAACAGGGAGAACTGGACCAGCCCAACGCCGTGATCAAGATTGCCGATTGA
- the tsaA gene encoding tRNA (N6-threonylcarbamoyladenosine(37)-N6)-methyltransferase TrmO, translating to MTFSNACPVPSKTEESVTFRAIGYVENDFEEKAAPQEMRFAESRIVLDPALTEGLRGLEPGQQVMVVFYFHRSQGFDLLQHPRGDRSCPRRGVFALRSPRRPNPVGVTVVDLIAVEGNVLRVRGLDAINSTPVLDLKPA from the coding sequence GTGACCTTCTCTAACGCCTGTCCAGTGCCGAGTAAGACGGAAGAGTCCGTTACTTTCCGGGCCATCGGTTACGTCGAGAACGATTTCGAGGAGAAAGCTGCGCCGCAGGAGATGCGGTTTGCCGAATCTCGCATCGTCCTCGATCCGGCCCTGACCGAAGGCTTGAGGGGCCTGGAGCCGGGCCAGCAGGTCATGGTGGTATTCTACTTTCATCGTTCACAAGGCTTTGACTTGCTTCAGCATCCTCGCGGTGACAGGTCTTGCCCCCGGCGAGGAGTTTTCGCCCTACGCAGCCCGCGGCGACCCAACCCCGTCGGCGTTACCGTGGTGGATCTGATAGCGGTGGAGGGGAACGTGTTACGAGTGCGGGGGCTGGATGCAATCAACAGCACGCCGGTGCTTGATCTGAAGCCGGCGTGA